The proteins below come from a single Candidatus Eisenbacteria bacterium genomic window:
- a CDS encoding FliA/WhiG family RNA polymerase sigma factor — translation MPTPSVLHTLVNRTPRSKNRKQRQKEVALSKYAPLVKYVVDRLALHLPKSVERDDLISAAIIGLFDALEKYDATKGTKFETYAIWRIRGAILDELRSLDWASRSIRRKARNVEEVARELGQKLGRAATEEEVAEALNLSPVELSRLMDEVHGTALLSLSKSVSSDEDQDFIQLEDIVDDPAHKDALDQIETEEAREVLLQTIDGLPEQQRLVVALYYYEEMTLKEIGEALHISESRVSQIHTRAVKTLKGRLGRLL, via the coding sequence ATGCCGACGCCATCCGTTCTCCACACCCTCGTGAACCGGACGCCGCGCTCCAAGAACCGGAAGCAGCGGCAGAAGGAAGTGGCGCTCAGCAAGTACGCGCCGCTCGTCAAGTACGTGGTCGACCGCCTGGCGCTCCATCTTCCGAAGTCCGTGGAGCGCGACGATCTCATCTCCGCGGCGATCATCGGGCTCTTCGACGCGCTCGAGAAGTACGACGCCACGAAGGGCACGAAGTTCGAGACCTACGCGATCTGGCGGATTCGCGGCGCGATCCTGGACGAGCTGCGCTCGCTCGACTGGGCGTCGCGCAGCATTCGCCGCAAGGCCAGGAACGTCGAGGAGGTCGCCCGCGAGCTGGGCCAGAAGCTCGGCCGCGCCGCCACCGAAGAAGAGGTCGCCGAGGCGCTCAACCTGAGCCCGGTCGAGCTCTCGCGCCTCATGGACGAGGTGCACGGCACCGCGCTCCTCTCCCTCTCGAAGTCGGTCTCGAGCGACGAGGATCAGGACTTCATCCAGCTCGAGGACATCGTGGACGACCCCGCGCACAAGGACGCGCTCGACCAGATCGAGACGGAGGAGGCCCGCGAGGTCCTGCTCCAGACGATCGACGGCCTTCCCGAGCAGCAGCGCCTCGTGGTCGCGCTCTATTACTACGAAGAGATGACGCTCAAGGAGATCGGGGAAGCGCTCCACATCTCCGAGTCGCGCGTGTCGCAGATCCACACGCGCGCCGTGAAGACCCTGAAGGGCCGCCTGGGCCGGCTTCTCTAG